One window from the genome of Amaranthus tricolor cultivar Red isolate AtriRed21 chromosome 9, ASM2621246v1, whole genome shotgun sequence encodes:
- the LOC130824313 gene encoding UDP-glucuronate:xylan alpha-glucuronosyltransferase 1-like, with amino-acid sequence MGPFSTPNETRQRSYVSIEDIYKRKFQRNKAKDAEKVSNTSIQDNNNNYKSVKTKLPILKLTLLIIISATFITIFMHSPALCSHPHFFSSHSTSRPVLMRRWIWGNVDPRYVSDSQINWDDISKVLDKLNEKEYHSIGLLNLDKDEIKVWNQMIPEVEQTVLNLDYAEENITWESLYPEWIDEEEEEDVPICPTLPKPEPPRKRLDLIVVKLPCRVDQSNWSRNVARLHLQLAAAQLATSAKGNYPVHLLFITKCFPIPNLFPCKELVKHEGSAWLYKPNLNVLREKLQLPVGSCELALPLKDKERSYIGNLRREAYATILHSAHVYVCGAIAAAQSIRMVGSTRDLVILVDESISAYHRSGLEAAGWKIRTIQRIRNPKAEKDAYNEWNYSKFRLWQLTDYDKIIFIDADLLILRNMDFLFSMPEISATGNNATLFNSGVMVIEPSNCTFQLLMDHVNEIQSYNGGDQGYLNEIFTWWHRIPRHMNFLKHFWIGDEDDKKLMKTRLFGAEPPILYVLHYLGIKPWLCHKDYDCNWNTDFLQEFASDVAHARWWKVHDAMPQKLQDLCLLRTKQKAQIEWDRRQAEAANYSDGHWKIPVKDKRMKKCIDKLCNWKSMLKHWGETNWTDDESYTHTPPLITVTSLASLH; translated from the exons ATGGGTCCTTTCTCTACTCCAAATGAGACTAGACAAAGATCTTATGTATCTAT TGAAGACATCTACAAAAGGaagttccaaagaaacaaagcAAAAGATGCAGAGAAAGTATCAAACACATCAATCCAAGACAACAACAATAACTATAAGAGTGTCAAGACTAAGTTACCAATCTTAAAACTCACCCTACTCATCATTATCTCTGCAACATTCATTACAATCTTTATGCACTCTCCTGCCTTGTGTAGTCATCCTCACTTCTTCTCATCACACTCTACTTCCCG GCCTGTTTTGATGAGAAGGTGGATATGGGGAAATGTTGATCCTAGGTATGTATCGGATTCACAAATCAATTGGGATGATATCTCGAAAGTTCTCGATAAACTCAATGAGAAAGAGTACCATTCAATTGGCCTATTAAACTTGGACAAAGATGAGATAAAGGTTTGGAACCAGATGATTCCTGAAGTTGAACAGACTGTACTGAACCTAGACTATGCAGAAGAAAACATTACATGGGAATCATTATACCCGGAGTGGATTGAtgaggaggaggaagaagatgtgCCAATTTGTCCCACATTGCCAAAACCCGAGCCACCAAGAAAACGTCTTGACTTGATAGTTGTGAAGCTACCTTGTAGGGTTGATCAGAGTAATTGGTCAAGGAATGTTGCTCGGTTGCACCTGCAGCTTGCAGCAGCACAACTTGCAACATCAGCTAAAGGGAATTACCCAGTTCACTTGCTTTTCATCACCAAATGCTTCCCAATACCGAACTTGTTCCCTTGTAAAGAGTTGGTAAAACATGAAGGAAGTGCTTGGTTATATAAGCCAAACTTGAATGTGTTGAGAGAAAAACTTCAGCTCCCTGTTGGTTCTTGTGAACTTGCCCTGCCTTTAAAAGACAAAG aGAGATCATACATAGGCAATCTAAGGCGAGAGGCTTATGCAACGATCCTACATTCAGCTCATGTGTATGTCTGTGGGGCAATAGCAGCTGCTCAAAGCATCCGAATGGTAGGGTCTACAAGAGACCTAGTGATCCTAGTTGACGAGTCAATAAGTGCCTACCATAGGAGCGGGCTTGAGGCAGCAGGGTGGAAGATTCGAACCATCCAAAGAATAAGAAATCCAAAAGCTGAAAAAGACGCTTACAATGAGTGGAACTATAGTAAGTTTCGGTTATGGCAACTAACAGACTACGACAAGATCATCTTCATCGATGCTGATCTACTCATCCTAAGAAACATGGATTTTCTCTTTAGCATGCCGGAAATTTCAGCGACAGGAAACAATGCCACACTGTTTAACTCGGGAGTCATGGTCATTGAACCTTCTAATTGCACTTTCCAACTTCTTATGGATCATGTAAACGAAATACAATCCTATAACGGAGGAGATCAAGGATACCTTAATGAAATTTTCACTTGGTGGCATAGAATTCCTCGTCATATGAACTTTCTCAAACATTTTTGGATTGGTGATGAGGACGATAAGAAATTAATGAAAACTAGGCTATTTGGGGCCGAGCCCCCTATACTCTATGTTTTACACTACCTTGGAATCAAGCCATGGTTATGCCATAAGGACTATGACTGTAATTGGAACACAGATTTCTTACAAGAGTTCGCGAGTGATGTAGCTCATGCAAGGTGGTGGAAAGTGCACGATGCAATGCCTCAGAAGCTGCAAGACTTGTGCCTATTGCGAACGAAACAAAAGGCTCAGATTGAGTGGGATAGGAGGCAAGCCGAAGCAGCAAACTACAGCGATGGACATTGGAAAATCCCGGTCAAGGATAAGAGGATGAAGAAATGTATTGATAAGTTGTGCAATTGGAAAAGTATGTTGAAGCATTGGGGCGAGACTAATTGGACTGATGATGAGTCTTATACTCATACACCACCTCTCATTACTGTCACTTCTCTTGCTTCCTTACATTGA
- the LOC130824122 gene encoding uncharacterized protein LOC130824122 codes for MGHASVHKLINSGCIIKTDTKEGRVCVVCPMAKFTKLPYHLSTSHAAEIFHLIYVDIWGVYRVETRGKHRCFLTIVDDCSRNTWVHLLKEKSDAFKAIEEFMLMVKNQFNKTVKIIRSDNGMEFEDHRCQALFGALGIVHQTSCVGRPQQNGRVERKHHNILEMGRALRFQAGLPLHFWGDCVLTTAYITNRLPTPILKNRTPYEILHKIKPDYSQMKAVGCLAFAYNPSLIKDKSQARRADGSKERDKARLVVLGNKQQYGVDYAETFAPVAKLTTVRSLLAVVSLEGWHAYQMDVKNAFLHWDLNETVYMKPPPGYIAPNTPLTTNQGYSSLKAHGFNQSKVDYSLFTKLASQSFIFVLVYVDDLILASNNIHLIQETKAWLSSLFHMKDLGSLSYFLGIEVARTSQGIFLSQKKYVTDLLKEFHMTKCNAFPWHHTSNSPPQLVTPYLILKPSKDWLEN; via the exons ATGGGGCATGCTTCAGTGCATAAATTGATCAACAGTGGCTGCATCATAAAGACTGACACCAAAGAAGGTAGAGTTTGTGTTGTCTGTCCTATGGCTAAATTCACCAAGCTCCCTTATCACCTGAGCACATCCCATGCTGCTGAAATCTTCCACTTGATATATGTGGATATTTGGGGTGTATACAGAGTTGAAACAAGAGGCAAACATAGGTGCTTTCTAACTATTGTAGATGACTGTTCTAGAAACACTTGGGTGCACCTGCTCAAAGAAAAGTCAGATGCATTCAAGGCTATTGAAGAGTTTATGTTAATGGTCAAAAACCAATTTAACAAAACAGTGAAAATTATCAGGTCAGATAATGGAATGGAATTTGAGGATCACAGATGTCAAGCATTATTTGGTGCACTTGGCATTGTACATCAAACTAGCTGTGTAGGGAGACCACAGCAGAATGGAAGAGTAGAAAGGAAGCACCACAATATTCTGGAGATGGGAAGAGCCTTAAGGTTTCAAGCTGGACTCCCTTTGCATTTTTGGGGAGATTGTGTACTCACTACTGCCTACATTACAAATAGGCTGCCCACTCCAATTCTGAAAAACAGAACCCCCTATGAAATCTTGCACAAAATCAAACCTGACTATTCACAAATGAAAGCCGTTGGATGTCTTGCCTTTGCCTACAACCCCTCTCTCATCAAAGATAAATCTCAAGCTAGGCGG gcTGATGGTAGCAAAGAACGAGATAAAGCTAGACTTGTAGTGTTGGGTAACAAACAGCAATATGGTGTTGATTATGCTGAAACATTTGCACCTGTAGCCAAGTTGACTACAGTAAGGTCCCTTCTTGCTGTTGTTTCTTTGGAAGGATGGCATGCATATCAGATggatgtcaaaaatgctttcTTGCACTGGGATCTCAATGAGACTGTGTATATGAAACCCCCACCAGGTTACATTGCTCCCAACACTCCTCTTACTACAAATCAGGGATA CTCCTCTCTGAAAGCTCATGGCTTTAATCAGTCTAAGGTTGATTATTCTTTGTTCACCAAACTTGCTAGCCAAAGCTTCATTTTTGTTTTGGTCTATGTGGATGATCTCATCCTTGCTAGTAATAATATCCACCTGATACAAGAAACAAAAGCTTGGCTATCTAGTCTGTTTCACATGAAAGACTTGGGCTCCCTTTCCTACTTCCTAGGCATTGAGGTTGCTCGTACTTCTCAAGGCATATTTTTATCTCAAAAGAAATATGTCACTGATCTATTGAAAGAATTCCACATGACTAAGTGCAATGCCTTCCCTTGGCACCACACCTCAAACTCACCTCCACAGCTGGTGACCCCTTACCTCATCCTGAAACCTTCCAAAGACTGGTTGGAAAATTGA